A window from Montipora capricornis isolate CH-2021 chromosome 7, ASM3666992v2, whole genome shotgun sequence encodes these proteins:
- the LOC138057019 gene encoding D-inositol 3-phosphate glycosyltransferase-like, which yields MAFACQETKGEYDAGRSGKVKVTILASEWGSSKGDLSTIIRNLAIQLAKSSDVEISFFVPQCSERDKTEALSCNIRIIEATKRVGFEELDLLSHPPDDLQIDVVIGHGVELGRHVEIIREYRQCRWVQVVHTDPEEMAMFEGYTDSISKGEEKHKNEVKLCEMADFVVGIGPKVAEAFRSYLRPFRNEQTVFDLTPGIFEEFLSVKQVPEERKHRSVLVLGRGDAEDFNLKGFDIAGKAIASLAETDTLLIFVGAPDGKGEEIAESFRQCGLPANRLRVRGYEESRESLKQLFCEVDLMLMPSRTEGFGLTGLEALSAGLPVLVSKNSGFGEALCKVAYGSLYVIDSVVPEVWAENIRNIIWVRDRQNRLKEAEGTRKSYQTKYSWAKQSDDLLARIVSLVQASPPGVEAVTEGGAWKGTEMEEHPQEPQEVIHERREPSTIRKQQVVVNTCLAAENGGDESIQSTQAVLNRIVDKYLQHVCPSNVEQFIYFVVYLEKVRKELVLDPIKPGSLTPTVEVGSQEILEKLWKDYHEGHLNDMTQKFPEIRKLLEEFRLIYFKLTTFIAEEEYKACNYLVPRSPTVIRKGDLVKFDFEHAQCQRGPKYGLFYHCACSYSLL from the exons ATGGCCTTTGCTTGTCAAGAAACTAAAGGAGAATATGACGCTGGGAGGTCTGGTAAAGTTAAAGTCACTATTTTGGCTTCTGAATGGGGATCAAGCAAAGGTGATCTCTCCACTATAATCAGAAACTTAGCGATTCAGTTGGCCAAATCTTCGGATGTAGAAATCTCTTTTTTTGTGCCACAGTGCAGTGAAAGGGACAAGACAGAAGCCCTCAGCTGCAACATTCGCATTATTGAAGCAACAAAGAGGGTTGGTTTTGAAGAGCTGGACTTGCTTAGCCATCCACCAGATGATCTACAAATCGATGTGGTTATTGGTCATGGAGTAGAACTAGGTCGTCATGTGGAAATCATAAGAGAATATCGTCAGTGTAGATGGGTGCAAGTGGTGCATACAGACCCAGAGGAGATGGCAATGTTTGAAGGTTACACAGATTCAATTTCCAAGGGTGAAGAAAAGCACAAAAATGAAGTGAAGCTTTGTGAAATGGCTGACTTTGTTGTTGGAATAGGTCCTAAGGTGGCAGAGGCCTTTCGTTCATATCTCCGTCCATTCAGAAATGAGCAGACTGTTTTTGACTTAACCCCAGgtatttttgaagaatttcttAGTGTTAAACAAGTCCCCGAAGAAAGGAAGCATCGCAGTGTTTTGGTGCTTGGCCGTGGTGATGCAGAAGATTTCAATTTAAAAGGGTTTGACATTGCAGGAAAGGCCATTGCTTCACTTGCTGAAACAGATACTCTTCTTATCTTTGTTGGAGCCCCAGATGGGAAGGGTGAGGAGATAGCGGAGTCTTTCAGGCAATGTGGTCTACCAGCTAATCGCCTGAGAGTTAGAGGCTATGAAGAAAGCAGAGAAAGTTTGAAGCAGCTTTTTTGTGAAGTAGACCTTATGCTCATGCCTTCTAGAACAGAAGGTTTTGGATTGACAGGTCTTGAGGCCTTGTCGGCTGGTCTTCCAGTTCTTGTCAGCAAGAATTCTGGGTTTGGGGAAGCCCTATGCAAAGTCGCATATGGATCATTATATGTCATCGACTCAGTCGTTCCAGAAGTGTGGGCTGAAAATATCAGGAACATCATCTGGGTCAGAGACAGGCAGAATCGTCTCAAAGAAGCTGAAGGCACACGTAAATCATATCAGACGAAATACTCTTGGGCCAAGCAAAGTGATGACCTTCTTGCCAGGATTGTCAGCCTTGTTCAGG cGAGTCCTCCTGGTGTTGAGGCTGTCACTGAAGGAGGTGCATGGAAAGGCACAGAAATGGAAGAACATCCACAAGAACCTCAAGAAGTTATCCATGAACGTAGAGAACCAAGCACCATAAGGAAACAGCAGGTGGTGGTCAACACATGTTTGGCAGCTGAAAATGGTGGAGACGAAAGTATCCAATCTACGCAAGCAGTTTTAAATAGAATTGTAGACAAGTACCTTCAACATGTTTGCCCCTCAAATGTGGAGCAGTTTATTTATTTCGTAGTTTATCTTGAAAAGGTGCGTAAAGAACTGGTTCTTGATCCTATTAAGCCAGGGAGCTTAACACCCACTGTTGAGGTTGGTTCTCAGGAGATCCTTGAGAAGCTATGGAAAGATTATCATGAAGGTCATTTGAATGACATGACTCAGAAATTTCCAGAAATACGGAAGCTTCTGGAGGAGTTTCGCCTGATTTACTTCAAACTGACAACTTTTATTGCTGAAGAGGAGTACAAGGCTTGTAAttatctcgtacccagatctcccacggtcattcggaagggagatctggtaaagttcgatttcgagcatgctcagtgccagcgaggcccgaaatacgggcttttctatcactgcgcatgttcgtactctctgttgtga
- the LOC138057020 gene encoding uncharacterized protein, which yields MVLVNQHGELTFSCLFCCCGVLGLNADRDVGINIAVTGDSGAGKSNFINTLRDRPDRANLHNGGFVITEGGDVGNSTEPILPTEAATYQTSSLSHTEANTAVDSIHCGDGVTWQVTEQSQRMAAGANQANGLSDAVAGNAVQMTGSSQSNQPSETIGGPHDRLCQSGSAERGGETSDRRLADMTIEQASGSNYPVMGHDIQQVSPNWHAASEYVFRVPSSEGAQQINGLPGNHVAQACEMGYLHHANGGNCRGLISTTDAKKGYYHCTSDYNYPVMGHDVQQVSPNWHAAWEYVFRVPSCEGAQQINGLPENHEAESVAKEADGLSVHRVERGCQAWEMGYLHHANGGNCHWYGTAPREAPPFLIGDVTCLPLQEQGEGYAAPLGPILFSDVQPWSSVYFAPWDTMGWYVLPVEPNLVSSEGNAEKPIVHRCSTKETRQWRQQLARSNPNQARKKKNARNLSFTVKITGVNQHRKNERPFFTYAVCNDHQEKLVRIRIHPNGIDGGRGRYVALFIHLIKGKYDNLQVWPLAGTITVSVLDQSGSLPPRDIIRIIQANPRVAAFKRPSGTLWHGYERFARIKEFFGPRYVKEDELFLKIEYSR from the exons ATGGTATTGGTGAACCAGCATGGAGAGCTAACTTTCTCttgtcttttttgttgttgtggtgTTTTAGGTCTTAATGCTGATCGCGATGTAGGGATCAATATTGCAGTCACTGGTGACTCGGGTGCTGGAAAGTCAAATTTTATCAACACATTACGAGA TCGCCCTGATCGTGCGAATCTACACAACGGCGGTTTCGTTATTACTGAGGGAGGGGATGTAGGAAACTCTACCGAACCGATCCTCCCCACTGAGGCAGCTACTTATCAGACCAGCAGCTTGAGCCACACTGAAGCAAATACTGCCGTGGACTCAATTCACTGTGGTGATGGAGTCACTTGGCAGGTGACTGAACAGAGCCAACGTATGGCGGCAGGTGCTAACCAAGCCAACGGGCTGAGTGACGCTGTTGCTGGAAATGCTGTGCAAATGACAGGGTCAAGCCAATCAAATCAACCCAGTGAGACGATTGGTGGACCACACGACCGACTTTGTCAGAGTGGCTCTGCTGAGAGAGGTGGAGAAACGAGCGACCGGCGCCTGGCTGACATGACTATTGAGCAAGCCAGTGGAAGTAACTATCCTGTTATGGGCCATGACATACAGCAGGTCAGCCCTAATTGGCACGCTGCATCGGAGTATGTATTCAGAGTTCCCTCTAGTGAGGGTGCGCAGCAGATCAATGGGTTACCTGGAAACCATGTAGCGCAGGCATGTGAAATGGGCTACCTTCATCACGCTAATGGAGGCAACTGTCGAGGACTTATTAGCACCACTGACGCCAAGAAGGGTTATTATCACTGTACTTCTGACTATAACTATCCTGTTATGGGCCATGACGTACAGCAGGTAAGCCCTAATTGGCACGCTGCATGGGAGTATGTATTCAGAGTTCCCTCTTGTGAAGGTGCGCAGCAGATCAACGGGTTACCTGAAAACCATGAAGCGGAGTCTGTTGCTAAAGAAGCCGATGGATTAAGCGTCCACAGAGTAGAACGTGGGTGTCAGGCATGGGAAATGGGCTACCTTCATCACGCTAATGGAGGCAACTGTCACTGGTATGGAACAGCTCCAAGGGAGGCTCCGCCCTTCCTCATCGGAGATGTGACATGCTTGCCATTGCAGGAACAAGGTGAAGGATATGCAGCACCACTGGGGCCAATTCTTTTTTCTGATGTCCAGCCATGGTCATCAGTCTACTTTGCACCATGGGACACCATGGGATGGTATGTCCTGCCAGTCGAACCCAATTTAGTGTCTTCTGAGGGGAATGCAGAAAAGCCCATAGTGCATCGCTGCAGTACAAAGGAGACAAGACAATGGCGACAGCAACTCGCAAG GTCAAACCCGAATCAGgctcgaaaaaagaaaaatgcacgGAACCTATCATTCACTGTAAAAATAACCGGGGTTAATCAACATCGCAAAAACGAGAGACCATTCTTCACTTATGCAGTGTGCAATGATCACCAGGAAAAGCTGGTACGCATAAGAATTCACCCAAATGGCATAGACGGTGGAAGAGGCAGATATGTGGCACTGTTCATTCATTTGATAAAAGGAAAATACGATAATCTCCAAGTTTGGCCTTTGGCCGGGACAATCACTGTTAGCGTCTTAGATCAGAGTGGTTCCTTGCCCCCTCGCGACATCATTCGGATCATACAAGCAAATCCTCGCGTGGCGGCCTTCAAACGGCCCAGTGGAACCCTTTGGCACGGCTACGAAAGATTTGCTCGCATCAAGGAGTTCTTTGGTCCTCGATATGTGAAAGAGGATGAATTGTTCTTAAAAATAGAGTATTCGAGGTAA